Below is a window of Acidiferrobacteraceae bacterium DNA.
CACACCCGAGGCGCACCTGGACATGCAGGCTGCGCTGCAACCTTTTGTCGACAGTGCCATCTCCAAGACCATCAACGTCCCGCCGGACTACGATTACGAGGCCTTCCGCTCTCTCTATGAGACGGCTTACGACAAGGGTCTGAAGGGCTGTACCACCTTCCGCGAGAATCCGGTCACGGGCGCAGTACTGGAAACGACCGCTGCCGCCACGCACCATTGCTGCACCATCGACCGGGAAGCTGACTAGAGTCCCGCCGCCAATCCGGTACTGCCGCCCCCGGTTTGATGTTAGGCTTCGCAGCCGTCAATACTGAAGTGGCGAGGAATCGAACGTGGCAACAAGAAAAGCACGCCTGGGCAAACCCGTCCCCGATCTGAAACTCGCCCTGACCGGCGATCAGGAGATGCGCCTGTCCGACCTGCAGGGCAAGACCGTGGTCCTGTATTTCTATCCGAAAGACAATACCTCGGGCTGTACCGCCGAGGGCGAGGACTTCCGCGACCATCACGCGAAGTTCAAACGCCGCAAGGTCGTCGTTCTCGGTGTTTCTCGCGACAGCCTGAAATCCCACGAAGGCTTCAGGGCGAAGTACAAGTTCCCCTTCGATCTCGTATCCGACCCGGACGAAAAGCTGTGCAAGGCCTTCGATGTCATCAAGGAAAAAAACATGTATGGCAAAAAGGTCATGGGAATCGAGCGCAGCACGTTTATCATCGACGCCGAAGGGGTACTGCGCAAGGAATACCGGAAGGTGAAGGTGCCCGGCCACGTGGAGACCGTACTCGAGGACCTGAAGGAAATCTAGTGTGCTGCGTCGCTAGTCCTGAAGCTTCTCGAAGTGGATACGAAACAGGTTTTCCAGTTCATCGATCACCTCTTCCGCATCACGCCCGCCGGTCAGGTGCTGGGACATTAGTTCCGAGGTCTCGGCGAGCAGGGCCTGCGCATCGAGCATGGGGTAACTGGACCGCAAACGCTTGATGGCGCCAACTACCGATTCGTCATCCGGTCGCGCGATCCACAGCGGTTCCTGTGGCGGCAGCTCTTCCCCATAACGCTCGAGTAGATACTCGGCAAACTCCAGTACCATGTCCTGCTGTGCCGGCGGCAATTGCCGAAACGCGGACTCCAGCCGCTGTTCCTTGTCCGACGGACCACTCATCAGCTTCCCAGGCGTTGTTCCAGCTTGCGATTTCCGGCCGATTTCTTTTCGCAGTGCTCATAGGCGAAGGTCATGAACTCGTCCATGGCACGCAGGCGGAATTTCTGTCGCTGATAGACAATGGAAAACGGTCGTTCCAGGGGCGGTTCCAGGGGCAGGGCAACCAGGGTTCCGAGTTCCAGCTCCTTGGCCACGGTGGCCTGGGAGACGACGGATACGCCCAGTCCGGCCTCCACGGCGCTCTTGACCGCTTCGGGGCTGCCGACTTCCATGCTGATGTTCACGTCCTGGGGCTGGATGTTGCTGGAAGCCAGGTGCTGAAAGATGAAGTCCCTCGTACCCGAACCCTCTTCCCGGCATACAAATGGAACATCCGACAGCATCGTCACCGGGATGGAACTCTCTTTTGCCAGCGGATGATCGGGTGGACAGATGAAAACCAGTTTGTCGTGCCAGCACACCTCCACCGCCAGGTTCTTGTTGGTGATGGGGGACTCCACGATGCCCACGTCCACGGTGTTGTTCTCCACCATGTGGACCACACCCACGGAATTCGACACGTTGAGCCGGATGTTTACCCCCGGATTTCGTTCCTTGAACTCGCCCAGAATACTGGGGAGTACGTACTCGGCGATCGTCGTACTGGCACCAATGATGAGTACGCCGCTGACATCGCCCGTCAATTCACGGATGGCATTGTCCATCTCCCCGTACAGGGAAAGAATGCGATCGGCGTACTCGAACACACGATCGCCCGCCTCCGTCAGACTGATGCGGTTGTGCGTGCGGTCAAAAAGACGGGTGTTGAAGTGCTCTTCGAGCTGGCGAATCTGGAACGTGACCGCCGGCTGGGTCATGTGCAGGGTTTCCGCGGCCTTGGTAAAACTCAACAGCCGCGCAACCGTATGGAATACCTGCAGTCGCCGATCTGCCATGGTGGTTCACGTACCCCGTTGAGAGCAAGGCCGGCCGGGTCCGGCAGGATTTGAGTTCCGTCCGTCGACGGAAAATAGACCCAGAGTATAACCCAATAAGCTGAATTTGTGCCGGTTTTCACCGGCCATCATGGGTGAATCTCAGAAACCTTCGAGCTTGAGTTTCAGATCCGTCGGGCTCGTGGCATACCGCAGGGCCGTATCGGCGTCGATATGCTTGGCCTTGAACAGGTTGAATAGACAGGTATCGAAACTCAACATCCCCTCGGCCAATGTGCCCTTCTTGATCAGTTCGTGCAGTTCCTTGACCTTGATCGGATCGAGGATCAGCTCCCGCGCCAGGGCCGAGGCCGTCAGCACCTCGCACGCCACAATCCGGCCGCTGCCGCCGGCCAGGGGCAGCAATCGCTGGCTGACCACACCCAGGAGATTCTGCGCCAATTTGGCGCGGATACCGGTCTGGGCCTCGGGCGCAAAAGACGTCACGATTCGGGTCACCGTCTCCGCGGCCGCTGGCGAGTGTACGGTCGAAAAAACGAGGTGGCCGGTCTCCGCGGCCGCCAGGGCGGTTTCGATGGTTTCCGGATCGCGCATCTCGCCGAGGAGAATCACATCCGGATCCTCACGCATGGCCGCCCGCATCGCGTCGGCAAAGGTGGACGTATCCACGCCCACCTCGCGCTGGGTAATGATGGATTTCTTCTCCGTAAACAGGAATTCGATGGGGTCCTCGATGGTAATGATATGCTTCGCCTTCATGCGGTTCACTTCATTCACCAGGGAAGCCAGGGTGGTGGACTTGCCCGATCCGGTGGCACCGGTGATCAACACCAGGCCGCGTTCAAACTCGGTGAATTTCTGCACGATCTCGGGAAGGCCCAGCTCCTTGGGTTCCGGCACTTTGGTATTGATCACGCGCAGCACCAGGGCAATGCTGCCGCGCTGGTAGAAAACGTTGGCACGCACGCGCCCGATATCCTTGAATCCCACCGAGAGATCCACCTGGTGGTCACGCTCGAACTGCTTCTGGTGACGCTCGGACATGACGCTGTTCGCAAGCTTTTCCAGGAATGCCGGACTGAGTGGGGGAATCTCGCGCACCGCGCGGAGCACGCCGTCAATCCGGAGAATCGGGTGGTTGCGGCTGCGAATGTGGATATCGGATGCGTTCAGACGCACCGCGAGGGCGAGCACCTGTCCCAGCAATTGTAGTGGGTCGGTATTTTCAGGCAGGGATGCCTGGGGTTCCGTTCTGGCTTCGGACATCGACGTCTTCCGGTCCTACGTTGTGTGATGGGCAGGGACTGCGACGGGAATCCCGACCCGGCACGCCACTTTCACCTGCTAGTGTAGTGCAAATTAGGTTTCCCGCGACCCCCTGTCAACTCGATGGGCCAAAAAGAAAAGGGGCGCCCATGCGCCCCTTTCCCGGTGCCCGAAGCGGGCCGGATCAGATAAACAGGTTAATGTCCGCGTCCCCGGCATAGGCAAGTGCGGTGGACGCTCCGACGTAGTCTGAAACCTCGTCCAGGAAGTCGGTACGCTTCATGTCGAACAGATCCACCGTCATCTGACAGGCGAGGAACTTCACCTCGGCCTCGATGCAAAGGGAACGCAGCTCGGCAATGCTGGCCACGCCCTTACCCTTGATCTTGCTCTTCATCATCATGGTCATCATGGCTTCCATTCCCGGGATTGCCGTACCCAGTACGGGGAACCACTTGTCCATACCCATCGGCATGGGCATACCCGGATTGCCGAGCGGGCTGACCTTGAGCGCGAGCTTCTTGCGCAGCAACTGCAGGCCATAGAAGGTGAAGAACATCTGCACCTCCATACCCAGGGCCGCCGCGGTGGACGCGAGAATGAACGGAGGGTACGCCCAGTCCAGGGTGCCCTTCGTTGCGATAATCATCATTTTCTTGTCTGCCATGTTCCCCTCCTGATCGGTCGATCAACCATACTGACTGTGATAGTGGATTGCGCTTATGTGGACGGCCCACCCAGTGGGTCGCTAACTACGCCTTCTTCTTGATGAGAAAGACGAATTCGCCGCCGGTCTCGGACGACTCCAGAAGCTCATTGCCGGTCTGTTTGGCAAAGGCCTGGAAATCCTTTACGGATCCGGGGTCGGTAGCAACGATGCGCAGGGTCTGCCCGCCGCCGAGATCATTGAGCGCCTTTTTTGCGCGCAGGATCGGCAAAGGGCAATTGAGGCCACGTGCATCGAGTTCTTGGTCTGCCATTGTTCCTCCTGACATAAATCCAGCGATTCTCGCCAATGCCGCGCGGCACCCGCATCCGGGTGTTCGCTACGTCGGAAAGAAACCTCATCCCGGACGGTCCTGTGACGGGGCAAGATTGCCGACGGGGCGCCGGCCCGGGAATTCTGCTCAATTCCCCGCAGTCGCAGGCGGGTCGATTAGAATATTATTTAATTTGAATTGAACAATTTATATAGATTGCCCTGTTCCCAAATAGTTCGCAAGTACTTTTGCCCGCTCAGCGGCGGCAGAAGATCGAACCCCCAAACCGGGAAAATCTCCCTTTAAAACGGAATATTAGGGTTTGAAAACTAAGGCTTTTTTGCTGTATTCTGCGCGAAGATTCCGTAACCGTTGCCACCACCCGGTGGCCTGCGCATGACCCCCGACAATCGCAGTTTCTGGCTCCCGCGATTCCTGATGACGGCGATTCTGGCTGCCGCAATCGCCCTGCCAGCGCTCGCCGCACCGGCAAGCTCCAGCGGACTCCCCGAGCTGGGCCAGGACAGTACGGCTGATATCTCGCCTGCCGAAGAGCGGGAAATCGGCAACAAGGTGATGGTCCAGATCCGTCAGTCGCTGGACTACGTCGCCGACCCGGAACTGAACCACTACCTGGACCGGATCGGGAATTCCCTCGTCGCGAAGATTCGCGGCGGTCATCCGGCATTCCATTTCTTTCTTGTTAACGATCCGACCATCAACGCCCATGCCGTGCCCGGCGGCGTGATCTGGGTGGACATTGGCCTGATCTTCGCCGCACATTCCGAATCGGAACTCGCCGCGGTGCTGGCCCACGAAATCTCCCACATTACCCAGCGCCACTGGCAGCGCATGCTGGTGGAACAAAAACGCTTGTCCGGCGTCACACTGGCCGCGCTGCTGACCTCCATGGTGCTCGCCGCGGGTTCCGGAGATTCCGGGGCGGCCGGACCCGCCCTCGCAGCGATCGCCAACAACGCGGACCGGCAAATGACCTTCACGCGGTCCTTCGAACAGGAGGCGGACCGGGTCGGAATTGGACTGTTGGCGCGCGCGGGATACCGCCCCACGGCCATGGCGGATTTCTTTGGTGAACTGGAAAAAGTGGATCGCATCAACGGCGCCGACGTTCCCGTCTTCGTTCGCAGCCATCCCGTAACCAGCCAGCGCCTGGCCGAGGCCCGTGACAACGCCGCGCGGTTCCCGAAGGTTCACCGGCGGAACAATCATGACTTCTACCTGTTTCGTGCACGCGCCATCGCCCTCTATGGCCTTCCGGCCGGTTCTTCGCTCAAGGACGCGCGCGCACGTCTGGAGAAGGGCAGCAGCCAGGAAGCGGCGGAATACGGATATGCGATTGCGCTGATGGAAAGGAATCAGACGCATTCCGCTGAACAGGAGATCGATCGGTTGTTGCGCAGCCATCCAACGAACGTCCACTACCTGTTGGCGAAGGCAGACATTCTGCTAAAGGCCGGACAGACCCCGG
It encodes the following:
- a CDS encoding PilT/PilU family type 4a pilus ATPase, which gives rise to MSEARTEPQASLPENTDPLQLLGQVLALAVRLNASDIHIRSRNHPILRIDGVLRAVREIPPLSPAFLEKLANSVMSERHQKQFERDHQVDLSVGFKDIGRVRANVFYQRGSIALVLRVINTKVPEPKELGLPEIVQKFTEFERGLVLITGATGSGKSTTLASLVNEVNRMKAKHIITIEDPIEFLFTEKKSIITQREVGVDTSTFADAMRAAMREDPDVILLGEMRDPETIETALAAAETGHLVFSTVHSPAAAETVTRIVTSFAPEAQTGIRAKLAQNLLGVVSQRLLPLAGGSGRIVACEVLTASALARELILDPIKVKELHELIKKGTLAEGMLSFDTCLFNLFKAKHIDADTALRYATSPTDLKLKLEGF
- a CDS encoding selenium metabolism-associated LysR family transcriptional regulator; its protein translation is MADRRLQVFHTVARLLSFTKAAETLHMTQPAVTFQIRQLEEHFNTRLFDRTHNRISLTEAGDRVFEYADRILSLYGEMDNAIRELTGDVSGVLIIGASTTIAEYVLPSILGEFKERNPGVNIRLNVSNSVGVVHMVENNTVDVGIVESPITNKNLAVEVCWHDKLVFICPPDHPLAKESSIPVTMLSDVPFVCREEGSGTRDFIFQHLASSNIQPQDVNISMEVGSPEAVKSAVEAGLGVSVVSQATVAKELELGTLVALPLEPPLERPFSIVYQRQKFRLRAMDEFMTFAYEHCEKKSAGNRKLEQRLGS
- a CDS encoding DsrE/DsrF/DrsH-like family protein, whose product is MADKKMMIIATKGTLDWAYPPFILASTAAALGMEVQMFFTFYGLQLLRKKLALKVSPLGNPGMPMPMGMDKWFPVLGTAIPGMEAMMTMMMKSKIKGKGVASIAELRSLCIEAEVKFLACQMTVDLFDMKRTDFLDEVSDYVGASTALAYAGDADINLFI
- a CDS encoding M48 family metalloprotease; protein product: MTPDNRSFWLPRFLMTAILAAAIALPALAAPASSSGLPELGQDSTADISPAEEREIGNKVMVQIRQSLDYVADPELNHYLDRIGNSLVAKIRGGHPAFHFFLVNDPTINAHAVPGGVIWVDIGLIFAAHSESELAAVLAHEISHITQRHWQRMLVEQKRLSGVTLAALLTSMVLAAGSGDSGAAGPALAAIANNADRQMTFTRSFEQEADRVGIGLLARAGYRPTAMADFFGELEKVDRINGADVPVFVRSHPVTSQRLAEARDNAARFPKVHRRNNHDFYLFRARAIALYGLPAGSSLKDARARLEKGSSQEAAEYGYAIALMERNQTHSAEQEIDRLLRSHPTNVHYLLAKADILLKAGQTPAAVALYKRAFAGRKSENWLTQRYAAAMIAAGHPKDAYTVLRPLARSHRNDAPLQKLFARAAGETGKLVEAHRALAEYYVLSGDRDSAMRQLDIAMGRAKGDYYATAQIEARMKELQAQGLAENQKK
- a CDS encoding sulfurtransferase TusA family protein, with the translated sequence MADQELDARGLNCPLPILRAKKALNDLGGGQTLRIVATDPGSVKDFQAFAKQTGNELLESSETGGEFVFLIKKKA
- a CDS encoding peroxiredoxin, encoding MATRKARLGKPVPDLKLALTGDQEMRLSDLQGKTVVLYFYPKDNTSGCTAEGEDFRDHHAKFKRRKVVVLGVSRDSLKSHEGFRAKYKFPFDLVSDPDEKLCKAFDVIKEKNMYGKKVMGIERSTFIIDAEGVLRKEYRKVKVPGHVETVLEDLKEI